ACTCCAGGACATATATTCACCAATGCTTGCAATAGGACCTGTTACAGTGTTTAAAAAAGGTATTTTCCACTCTTCTACTAACACATTCTGTCCGGAAATATTCATTGTAGTAATAAACAAGATTCCAATTATGAATATTGAAATACGTAAAAAACATAATATTTTATTCTTCATCTTTTTTTCCTCCTGAAGATTATTAACTCTATAAATTTTTTAACTGAATATCTGTTTAAGTTTACATTTTTTCTTCCTACGATAACCCTTATTGGCCTTCCTTTCTTTTTATTAATTATTTCTCCCATTAGTACTATTTTTCTATCGCTGTAAAGTTAGATTATCTTATTGAATTATTTATTAATAGCTTGTTGAGGTACTTTTGGTTTCATATTCCATAGCATTTTTCTAGTAATCATGCCTTCTGGTCGCAACAAGATAATAATCACCAACAAAGCTCCATATATAACCTGGCGCCAAGAAGCAATGTTACTAGAAAATATCAAAGGAATTCCCTGTAACAAAAAGGCAGATGGAATTACTCCCCACATTGTGGTATATCCACCTACAAAAAGTATGCACATTAAATATCCAATCATGCTGAAACTAAAAAATTCAGGTGATAGGCTTCTAACTAGAAAGACATCCAAAATGCCAGACATTCCTGCAATGGCACATGATGTAATTTGAAAAAACATGCCCAATTTTTTTATATCAACACCTAACGTGATGGCTACCTCTCTATCTACAAAAACAACAGATGCGGCTCTGCCTAAACGTGAATGATCAATCCTGTAAATCAAAGATCCCGTTATAATTAATAAAAAATATATAATAAATAGTATATTATTTACAGAAGGAACATGAAAAAACCCAATCGTTCCACCTAAAAGTTTCCAATTCTCAATAACTGTCTTAACAATAAAGATAGAGGTCAATCCCACAATCACCACTGTAAAACAAGGAGCTTTCCCAATAGCCAGGGAAA
The window above is part of the Atribacterota bacterium genome. Proteins encoded here:
- a CDS encoding branched-chain amino acid ABC transporter permease yields the protein MSEVTYYFLGFTAIYILMGWALYLTYRVGQLHFLIVACMAISAYFGGYAAKEWGWPFVLVLISGILISTVIGFIFSLAIGKAPCFTVVIVGLTSIFIVKTVIENWKLLGGTIGFFHVPSVNNILFIIYFLLIITGSLIYRIDHSRLGRAASVVFVDREVAITLGVDIKKLGMFFQITSCAIAGMSGILDVFLVRSLSPEFFSFSMIGYLMCILFVGGYTTMWGVIPSAFLLQGIPLIFSSNIASWRQVIYGALLVIIILLRPEGMITRKMLWNMKPKVPQQAINK